A genomic stretch from Streptomyces sp. QL37 includes:
- a CDS encoding enoyl-CoA hydratase/isomerase family protein: protein MNVDEPVLLHTEGHVLYITLNRPRALNALTHTMVRAVDEALVLAADDDAVTAVVIRGAGGRGLCAGGDIRSIYEDARAGRRASVDFWRDEYRLNARIARFPKPYVALMDGIVMGGGVGVSAHGDVRVVTERSRVAMPETMIGFVPDVGGTHLLAGAPGELGTHLALTGRAVDAADAILCGLADHFVPSHHLADLATALAGSTTPAEVTETVLRYATDPPEGELAAHRAWIDDCYAAETVEEIIDRLADSGLAAAKETADALLTVSPTALKVTLAAVRRAGRLGSLETALDQEFRVSCRAFTGHDLVEGVRARIIDKDRAPRWSPAELRDVTAAEVARHFEPLGDQELGLAST, encoded by the coding sequence ATGAACGTCGACGAGCCCGTCCTGCTGCACACCGAGGGCCACGTCCTGTACATCACCCTCAACCGTCCCCGGGCACTGAACGCGCTCACCCACACCATGGTGCGCGCCGTCGACGAGGCGTTGGTCCTGGCGGCGGACGACGACGCGGTCACCGCCGTCGTCATCCGCGGAGCCGGCGGGAGGGGCCTCTGCGCCGGCGGCGACATCCGGTCGATCTACGAGGACGCCCGCGCGGGGCGACGCGCGTCCGTGGACTTCTGGCGTGACGAGTACCGCCTCAACGCCCGGATCGCCAGGTTCCCCAAGCCGTACGTGGCGCTCATGGACGGCATCGTGATGGGCGGAGGGGTGGGCGTATCGGCCCATGGCGATGTGCGGGTCGTCACCGAGCGTTCACGCGTCGCGATGCCCGAGACCATGATCGGCTTCGTCCCCGACGTCGGGGGCACACACCTGCTGGCCGGCGCACCGGGCGAGCTCGGCACCCACCTCGCACTCACCGGCCGGGCGGTCGACGCCGCCGATGCCATTCTGTGCGGGCTGGCCGACCACTTCGTCCCGTCCCACCACCTCGCCGACCTCGCCACCGCCCTCGCCGGGAGCACGACACCCGCCGAGGTGACGGAGACGGTGCTGCGGTACGCGACGGACCCGCCGGAGGGTGAGCTGGCCGCTCACCGCGCGTGGATCGACGACTGCTACGCAGCCGAAACCGTCGAGGAGATCATCGACCGGCTGGCCGACAGCGGACTGGCTGCCGCGAAGGAGACCGCGGACGCACTCCTCACCGTCTCACCCACCGCGCTCAAGGTCACTCTCGCCGCAGTGCGGCGGGCCGGGCGGCTCGGCAGCCTCGAAACCGCCCTCGACCAGGAGTTCCGTGTCTCCTGCAGGGCCTTCACCGGGCATGACCTGGTGGAGGGCGTACGCGCCCGGATCATCGACAAGGACCGCGCCCCACGATGGAGCCCCGCCGAGCTCCGAGACGTGACCGCTGCCGAGGTCGCCCGCCACTTCGAACCGCTCGGCGACCAGGAGCTGGGACTGGCCTCGACCTGA
- a CDS encoding SpoIIE family protein phosphatase: MTDSSRRADDDAAPRLRIDRRSAGETGTAERLAMNRTGSFEWDLDARTLDIDEAGLLVFGLDPATFEARPGAVLEQLDATESARLDAAVQEAITGGSNSYSVHFQVPLKDGTRQWTHVQARILRSEDGRAHRVIGVVRDATAEVTHSAFVLDLEKRRRRQTSIVERTTAAMSRAVTVDDVTAALTGPGGLVGIGADGLALGLVENSALRIIALSGDSVEVLAGLGSGPLDAALPLGDTILSGRPRFITSLGSLARRYPALEPHIGELNFQAVAYLPLIAQARSLGGLALFYRERTVFNADERILCLGLAAIVAQSLQRAILFDEEREFATGLQSAMLPRRIQEIEGGEIAVRYHAAWSGREVGGDWYDVITLPRGRIGVVVGDVQGHDTHAAAIMGQLRIALRAYAAEGHPPATVLARASRFLAELDTDRFATSTYAQVDLATGAVRVARAGHFGPLIRHTDGRVGVPQVRGGLPLGISTDFRDEEYPETRLDLVPGETLVLYTDGLVEEPGADVDTGVAALIHEVSDGPDGAEALADHLSDRLWERWGSGDDVALLVLRRSPDLGSPRAPRLHQYIHQADPQGLSEARSIVRQALTDWELAGLADDAELVTGELLVNVLLHTEGGAVLTLEVLPEPVRRIRLSVQDRSSVWPRRRTPGETSTSGRGLLLLDAVAERWGIEPRGEGKAVWCEIGPAT, translated from the coding sequence ATGACCGACTCTTCACGGCGAGCAGACGACGACGCGGCACCGAGGCTCAGGATCGACCGGCGCAGCGCCGGTGAGACCGGGACCGCGGAACGCCTCGCCATGAACCGGACCGGCAGCTTCGAATGGGATCTGGACGCCCGGACCCTGGATATCGACGAAGCGGGGCTGCTGGTCTTCGGCCTGGATCCCGCGACCTTCGAGGCGCGACCGGGGGCGGTGCTCGAGCAGTTGGACGCGACGGAGAGTGCGCGGCTGGACGCCGCTGTCCAGGAGGCGATAACCGGCGGGAGCAACTCCTACAGCGTCCACTTCCAGGTGCCGCTGAAGGACGGGACGCGCCAGTGGACGCATGTCCAGGCGCGGATCCTGCGGTCCGAGGACGGCCGGGCACACCGCGTCATCGGTGTGGTGCGGGACGCGACGGCCGAGGTCACCCATTCGGCCTTCGTGCTGGATCTGGAAAAGCGGCGCCGCCGCCAGACGAGCATCGTCGAACGCACCACCGCCGCCATGTCGCGTGCGGTGACCGTGGACGACGTCACCGCCGCGCTCACGGGCCCGGGCGGCCTGGTCGGGATCGGGGCGGACGGGCTGGCGCTCGGACTGGTGGAGAACTCCGCACTCAGGATCATCGCGCTGAGCGGTGACTCCGTGGAGGTTCTTGCAGGTTTGGGCTCCGGGCCGCTCGACGCGGCACTTCCGCTCGGCGACACCATCCTCAGCGGGCGCCCCCGGTTCATCACCTCGCTCGGATCACTGGCCCGGCGCTATCCGGCGCTCGAGCCGCACATCGGGGAGCTGAACTTTCAGGCCGTCGCCTACCTTCCGCTGATAGCTCAGGCCCGCTCGTTGGGCGGTCTCGCCCTCTTCTACCGGGAACGCACGGTATTCAACGCGGACGAGCGGATCCTGTGCCTCGGACTGGCCGCCATCGTCGCCCAGTCCTTGCAGCGGGCGATCCTCTTCGACGAGGAGCGTGAATTCGCCACCGGACTCCAGTCGGCGATGCTTCCGCGTCGGATCCAGGAAATCGAGGGCGGCGAGATCGCGGTCCGCTACCACGCCGCGTGGAGCGGACGCGAGGTGGGCGGCGACTGGTACGACGTGATCACTCTGCCCAGAGGCCGTATCGGCGTCGTGGTGGGCGATGTCCAAGGACACGACACGCACGCGGCGGCGATCATGGGCCAGCTGCGCATCGCCCTGCGCGCGTACGCCGCCGAGGGGCATCCCCCGGCGACCGTACTGGCTCGGGCCTCCCGCTTCCTCGCCGAGCTGGACACCGACAGGTTCGCGACATCGACGTACGCCCAGGTGGACCTCGCCACGGGGGCGGTGCGCGTGGCGCGCGCCGGACACTTCGGGCCGCTGATCAGGCATACCGACGGGCGGGTCGGAGTCCCCCAGGTGCGCGGGGGTCTTCCGCTCGGGATCTCCACGGATTTCCGGGACGAGGAGTATCCGGAGACACGCCTCGACCTGGTGCCGGGCGAGACCCTCGTCCTGTACACGGACGGCCTGGTCGAGGAACCCGGGGCCGATGTCGACACGGGGGTCGCGGCGCTGATCCACGAGGTGAGCGACGGGCCCGACGGCGCCGAGGCGCTGGCCGACCATCTGTCGGACCGGCTGTGGGAGCGGTGGGGTTCGGGCGACGACGTGGCGCTGCTGGTACTGCGGCGCAGCCCGGATCTCGGGTCGCCGCGTGCGCCCCGGCTGCACCAGTACATCCATCAGGCGGACCCTCAGGGATTGTCGGAGGCCCGGTCCATCGTCCGTCAGGCCCTGACGGACTGGGAGCTCGCCGGGCTGGCAGACGACGCGGAGCTGGTCACCGGGGAGTTGCTGGTCAATGTGCTGCTGCATACGGAGGGCGGGGCGGTGCTGACGCTGGAGGTCCTGCCGGAACCCGTGCGGCGTATCAGGCTGTCGGTGCAGGACCGCTCCAGTGTCTGGCCGCGGCGGCGCACTCCGGGCGAGACCTCGACCTCGGGACGTGGTCTGCTGCTGCTCGACGCCGTCGCAGAACGCTGGGGCATCGAGCCACGAGGAGAAGGCAAGGCCGTCTGGTGCGAGATCGGTCCCGCCACCTGA
- a CDS encoding LAETG motif-containing sortase-dependent surface protein: MTIPRRSWRGAGAFAAAAVVGLAGGVLSAGPAAAHTPTWAVTCSEVTLNLTAYSADATNEVTVSVVGGDDLLATTQFGRDFSTKTPLQLPKHDKELTVRLVVKAGDNDKYSVEDTKTAPVCEDDTPSEATPSETPSTKPPASETPEPSATPSETATEAAPAPAEPSTSAPDLAETGSSSATPVIGGAAVAVLLAGGGILWSVRKRRSAQH, from the coding sequence ATGACCATACCCAGGAGATCGTGGCGCGGCGCGGGAGCATTCGCGGCCGCCGCGGTAGTCGGCCTGGCCGGCGGAGTCCTCTCCGCAGGACCGGCCGCAGCTCACACCCCCACCTGGGCCGTGACCTGCTCCGAAGTGACGCTCAACCTGACGGCCTACTCGGCCGACGCCACGAACGAGGTGACCGTTTCCGTCGTTGGCGGGGACGATCTGCTTGCCACGACCCAGTTCGGCCGCGACTTCAGCACGAAGACGCCGCTCCAGCTCCCGAAGCACGACAAGGAGCTGACTGTCCGCCTCGTCGTCAAGGCCGGGGACAACGACAAGTACTCCGTCGAGGACACGAAGACCGCTCCGGTGTGTGAGGACGACACCCCGTCCGAGGCGACGCCTTCGGAGACCCCGAGCACGAAGCCGCCGGCCTCGGAGACTCCCGAGCCGAGTGCGACTCCCAGCGAGACCGCCACGGAGGCAGCACCGGCCCCCGCGGAGCCGAGCACCAGCGCGCCGGACCTGGCCGAGACCGGTTCTTCGTCCGCCACGCCCGTCATCGGTGGGGCCGCTGTCGCGGTTCTGCTCGCCGGCGGCGGCATCCTGTGGTCCGTCCGTAAGCGCCGCAGCGCTCAGCACTGA
- a CDS encoding GNAT family N-acetyltransferase, translating to MLIREATDKDWPAISPFFHAIVAAGETFTYPVELGEDMAQSWWLLPEPARTVVAVDDAGIVLGTAKMNRNHMGNGSHIASASYMVAPEHSGQGVGRALCEYTVDWARTAGYRAMQFNAVVETNIHAVRLYRSLGFEVIGTLPEGFNHPAEGYVGLHIMHKPL from the coding sequence ATGCTGATCAGGGAAGCCACCGACAAGGACTGGCCCGCCATCTCGCCGTTCTTCCATGCCATCGTCGCCGCAGGCGAGACCTTCACCTACCCCGTGGAACTCGGCGAGGACATGGCCCAGAGCTGGTGGCTCCTCCCGGAGCCGGCCCGCACGGTGGTCGCAGTCGACGACGCCGGAATCGTCCTGGGCACGGCCAAGATGAACAGGAACCACATGGGCAACGGCTCGCACATCGCCAGTGCCAGCTACATGGTCGCCCCCGAGCACTCGGGCCAGGGCGTGGGCAGGGCCCTCTGCGAGTACACGGTGGACTGGGCGCGTACGGCGGGGTACCGCGCGATGCAGTTCAACGCCGTGGTGGAGACGAACATCCACGCCGTCCGCCTGTACCGCTCGCTCGGGTTCGAGGTCATCGGGACCCTTCCCGAGGGGTTCAACCACCCCGCAGAGGGCTATGTGGGGCTGCACATCATGCACAAGCCTCTCTGA
- a CDS encoding DUF6397 family protein, with protein sequence MTVTEATRTPTADAAVPGCLSAGRAAQELTLKRGEFDLAVHLGLIRAEPATAGARPRIRQQEIDRLRGLPGFPGSLRDQVRTAGTAEGAELLGVRPVRFTGLARIGCISPVAFYLNRYRAVVWLYLVDELLAFAAREPDLIGGKNPVGMRTMLEGGTDWRARNWRSRRIDRLLSRAEDPWTRAALQASALDPVQLAEVVEDPYERSYLARMQPESVFGRPGSVSGREAMTRLMLADDPDEILWRRVNLTLELEQARELRPAPRPGYDPAIRPAPVRPARDRPAAAPPAPDGTGTPTGQSGPAPRRPGWSPGAGRGLLVRLGLRRPGRGDR encoded by the coding sequence ATGACCGTTACGGAAGCCACTCGCACGCCCACCGCCGACGCGGCGGTACCCGGCTGCCTGTCCGCCGGACGCGCGGCTCAGGAACTGACCTTGAAGCGCGGCGAATTCGATCTCGCCGTCCATCTGGGACTGATCCGTGCGGAGCCGGCGACGGCAGGGGCGAGGCCCAGGATCCGTCAGCAGGAGATCGACCGGCTGCGCGGGCTGCCGGGCTTTCCCGGATCGCTCCGGGACCAGGTGCGTACGGCGGGCACAGCGGAAGGCGCCGAGCTCCTCGGAGTCAGGCCCGTGCGCTTCACCGGCCTGGCCCGCATCGGGTGCATCTCGCCGGTCGCGTTCTATCTGAACCGCTACCGCGCGGTGGTCTGGCTCTATCTGGTGGACGAGCTTCTCGCCTTCGCCGCGAGAGAGCCCGATCTGATCGGCGGGAAGAACCCGGTGGGGATGCGGACCATGCTGGAGGGCGGCACGGACTGGCGCGCGCGCAACTGGCGTTCACGCAGGATCGACCGCCTGCTGAGCCGCGCGGAGGACCCGTGGACGCGCGCGGCCCTGCAGGCCTCCGCCCTGGATCCCGTCCAGCTCGCGGAGGTGGTCGAGGACCCCTACGAGCGGTCCTACCTTGCGCGCATGCAGCCGGAATCCGTCTTCGGGCGACCGGGGTCCGTCTCCGGGAGGGAGGCCATGACGAGGCTGATGCTGGCGGATGACCCGGACGAAATCCTCTGGCGCCGGGTGAATCTGACGCTGGAGCTGGAACAGGCGCGTGAACTCCGCCCCGCTCCGCGACCCGGTTACGACCCCGCGATCCGCCCCGCTCCGGTCCGCCCCGCACGGGACCGGCCGGCGGCCGCCCCGCCGGCGCCGGACGGCACGGGGACGCCGACCGGGCAGAGCGGTCCGGCTCCCCGTCGCCCCGGCTGGAGCCCAGGCGCCGGGCGAGGACTGCTCGTCAGGCTGGGACTGCGCCGACCAGGGCGCGGTGATCGATAA
- a CDS encoding roadblock/LC7 domain-containing protein, giving the protein MALDRGLDWLLDDLTSRVEHIRHALVLSNDGLVTGASTSLAREDAEHLAAVSSGLQSLARGSGRHFGAGRARQTMVEFDEALLFVTAAGDGSCLCVLTAAEADVGAVAYEMTLLVNRVGEHLGVTAR; this is encoded by the coding sequence ATGGCGCTGGACCGGGGACTTGACTGGCTCCTAGACGATCTCACCAGCCGGGTGGAGCACATACGGCACGCGCTGGTGCTGTCGAACGACGGGCTGGTGACCGGAGCCAGCACAAGCCTGGCCCGGGAGGACGCGGAGCACCTCGCGGCGGTCTCGTCCGGGCTGCAGAGCCTGGCCCGTGGATCGGGACGGCACTTCGGTGCGGGGAGAGCACGCCAGACCATGGTGGAGTTCGACGAGGCGCTGCTGTTCGTGACGGCGGCCGGGGACGGCAGCTGCCTGTGCGTACTGACCGCCGCCGAGGCCGATGTCGGCGCGGTCGCCTATGAGATGACCCTGTTGGTCAATCGGGTGGGCGAGCACCTCGGAGTGACGGCACGGTAG
- a CDS encoding ATP/GTP-binding protein has product MSSEHVDSTDQEEAGDSGDLALKILVAGGFGVGKTTLVGAVSEIRPLRTEELLSEAGQSVDDTGGVDQKTTTTVAMDFGRITIRSGLSLYLFGTPGQDRFWFLWDELSQGALGAVVLADTRRLEDCFPAVDYFEHRRIPFVVAVNCFTGARTYAEDDVSRALDLDRGTPVVLCDARDRASGKEVLIRMVEYAGRMHTARLLDSVGRAAGPA; this is encoded by the coding sequence ATGTCCTCCGAGCATGTGGACAGCACGGACCAGGAAGAGGCCGGGGACTCCGGGGACCTCGCCCTGAAGATATTGGTCGCCGGCGGCTTCGGAGTCGGCAAGACGACCCTTGTCGGCGCGGTGAGCGAAATCCGGCCGTTGCGGACCGAGGAACTCCTCAGCGAGGCCGGGCAGTCCGTCGACGACACCGGTGGGGTGGACCAGAAGACCACCACCACGGTCGCCATGGACTTCGGGCGTATCACCATCCGTTCCGGACTGTCGCTCTACCTGTTCGGCACACCGGGGCAGGACCGCTTCTGGTTCCTCTGGGACGAACTGTCGCAGGGGGCGCTCGGAGCCGTCGTCCTCGCCGACACCCGGCGACTCGAGGACTGCTTCCCGGCCGTCGACTACTTCGAGCACCGCCGCATCCCCTTCGTCGTAGCGGTCAACTGCTTCACGGGCGCGAGGACCTACGCCGAGGACGACGTCTCGCGCGCACTGGATCTGGACCGGGGCACCCCGGTCGTCCTGTGCGACGCGCGTGATCGTGCCTCGGGAAAGGAAGTTCTGATCCGCATGGTCGAGTACGCCGGGCGGATGCATACAGCGCGGCTGCTCGACTCGGTCGGCCGGGCCGCCGGACCGGCTTGA
- a CDS encoding DUF742 domain-containing protein produces the protein MGGAPSGTGPVLPGTGGAPPGDGSVPPGSQWYDAEAGPLVRPYAVTGGRTQPGPGGVRFDLIALVAADDGDGRPGEALLGPEHRALVALCRDEVQSVAELSADADLPVGVVRVLLGDLLEAGCVRVSRPVPPAQLPDERILREVIDGLRAL, from the coding sequence ATGGGCGGAGCGCCGTCCGGCACCGGTCCCGTACTGCCAGGGACCGGCGGAGCGCCCCCGGGCGACGGCTCCGTACCGCCGGGCAGTCAGTGGTACGACGCCGAGGCGGGCCCGCTGGTCCGCCCCTACGCCGTCACCGGCGGCCGGACTCAGCCGGGGCCCGGTGGGGTCCGGTTCGACCTGATCGCACTCGTGGCGGCCGATGACGGAGACGGCCGTCCGGGCGAGGCGCTGCTGGGCCCTGAGCACCGTGCTCTTGTCGCCCTGTGCCGAGACGAGGTCCAGTCCGTCGCGGAACTGTCCGCCGACGCCGATCTGCCCGTGGGGGTGGTGCGGGTGCTTCTCGGAGATCTGCTCGAAGCCGGCTGTGTCCGGGTCAGCAGGCCCGTCCCGCCCGCCCAACTCCCCGACGAGCGCATCCTGCGCGAGGTGATCGACGGCCTGCGGGCGCTCTGA
- a CDS encoding roadblock/LC7 domain-containing protein, translated as MTVHERPGRASRGSGELDWLLDDLVARVSEIRHAVVLSNDGLAVGASLALGREDAEHLAAVASGFNSLAKGTGRHFGAGGVRQTMVEMDEGFLFVVAAGDGSCLTVLSTAFSDIGLVAYEMARLVKRVGEHLATPVRLAGPPATG; from the coding sequence ATGACGGTGCACGAGAGACCCGGACGGGCGTCCCGCGGTTCGGGCGAACTCGACTGGCTGCTGGACGATCTGGTCGCCCGCGTGTCCGAAATCCGGCACGCCGTCGTCCTGAGCAACGACGGTCTGGCTGTCGGCGCCTCTCTGGCGCTTGGCCGTGAGGACGCGGAACACCTCGCGGCCGTGGCCTCGGGCTTCAACAGCCTGGCCAAGGGCACGGGACGGCACTTCGGGGCCGGCGGCGTACGGCAGACGATGGTCGAGATGGACGAAGGCTTCCTGTTCGTCGTCGCCGCCGGGGACGGCTCCTGCCTCACCGTCCTCAGCACGGCATTCTCGGACATCGGTCTCGTGGCGTACGAGATGGCGCGTCTGGTGAAGCGGGTGGGCGAACACCTCGCAACCCCGGTGAGGCTCGCCGGGCCGCCGGCGACGGGCTGA
- a CDS encoding nitrate- and nitrite sensing domain-containing protein, translating to MPVVSLLALWGLATVTTAQDVARLREVQRVDSTVRVPVAAAVGALQSERTAALRQLAAPGAGHAGALQQRAERTDTALEALRLGDAHTVADAGILSAGAAGRLSTFLDRTQRLRSLRTAILDPSEGDPGASRATEAETRTAYTRYTEAISAAFGVFGALTGTQDAETGAEARVLLELSRSGEMLAREEALLASAVLTGGLEGEQLRLFTGAVATRRALAGAAGADLPATVREAWRVLTERSAYRRLTAAEDSVLAAPPGRRAAQAAPSAAWERDVATVGTELRAIGTPAGARASDRSGPFTRALFSPAGAAVLLGFLAAAASLVISVRIGRGLVVELVGLRDGALEIARHKLPHAMRRLRAGEEIDVRAEAPPGRTPHDEIGQVGEALDTVHRAALDAAVERAELASGISGVFVNLARRSQVLVHRQLALLDGMERRADDPGELGDLFRLDHLTTRMRRHAESLIILSGAAPGRAWRMPVPLTDVVRAAVSEIEDYARVEVRALPDAGVKGAAVADLTHLLAELVENAAQFSPPHTKVRISGEPVGNGYALEIEDRGLGMGRELLDEANGRIEQSETLDLFDSDRLGLFVVSRLSARHRIKVRLRTSPYGGTTAVVLLPTALLQSGLPEGSPAGLADAATRTTTVARDDDGPGPGASAPHPARWRARRPRALGRGRGPDRPR from the coding sequence GTGCCCGTCGTCTCTCTGCTCGCCCTCTGGGGACTCGCCACCGTCACCACGGCGCAGGACGTGGCACGCCTGCGTGAGGTCCAGCGCGTGGACAGCACCGTACGAGTCCCGGTCGCCGCAGCCGTCGGCGCGCTGCAGAGCGAACGCACTGCGGCACTGCGTCAGCTGGCCGCCCCCGGCGCCGGGCACGCCGGAGCCCTGCAGCAGCGGGCAGAACGCACCGACACGGCACTGGAAGCCCTGCGCCTGGGCGACGCACACACCGTCGCCGACGCCGGCATCCTCTCCGCGGGCGCCGCCGGCCGGCTGAGCACGTTCCTGGACCGGACGCAGCGACTGCGGAGCCTGCGCACCGCGATCCTGGACCCGTCGGAGGGCGATCCCGGAGCGTCCCGGGCCACCGAGGCGGAGACGCGCACCGCGTACACGCGGTACACCGAGGCCATCTCCGCGGCCTTCGGTGTCTTCGGGGCCCTGACCGGCACACAGGACGCCGAAACCGGGGCGGAGGCCCGTGTTCTTCTCGAACTGAGCCGGAGCGGGGAGATGCTGGCCCGCGAGGAGGCACTGCTGGCGTCGGCCGTACTGACCGGCGGACTCGAAGGGGAACAACTGCGCCTGTTCACCGGCGCCGTGGCGACCCGCCGGGCTCTGGCCGGGGCGGCCGGAGCCGATCTGCCGGCCACCGTCCGTGAGGCCTGGCGTGTCCTCACGGAGCGCAGCGCCTACCGACGGCTCACGGCGGCCGAGGACAGCGTGCTGGCCGCACCCCCCGGGCGCCGCGCCGCACAGGCGGCGCCGTCCGCCGCCTGGGAGCGGGACGTGGCGACCGTAGGCACGGAGCTGAGGGCCATCGGGACGCCGGCCGGCGCCCGCGCCTCCGACCGCTCGGGCCCCTTCACACGTGCGCTGTTCAGCCCGGCGGGGGCAGCTGTCCTGCTCGGATTCCTCGCCGCCGCCGCCTCGTTGGTGATCTCCGTGCGGATCGGCCGCGGACTCGTCGTCGAACTCGTCGGCCTCCGGGACGGTGCGCTGGAGATCGCCCGGCACAAACTTCCCCACGCCATGCGGCGCCTGCGTGCCGGTGAGGAGATCGACGTGCGGGCCGAAGCGCCGCCCGGACGGACGCCCCACGACGAGATCGGCCAGGTCGGGGAAGCCCTGGACACCGTGCACCGGGCGGCCCTCGACGCCGCGGTCGAACGCGCCGAACTCGCCAGCGGCATCTCCGGCGTCTTCGTCAACCTGGCCCGCCGCAGCCAGGTCCTCGTCCACCGCCAGCTCGCCCTCCTCGACGGCATGGAGCGCCGTGCCGACGACCCGGGCGAACTCGGTGACCTGTTCCGTCTCGACCACCTCACCACCCGCATGAGACGGCACGCCGAGAGCCTGATCATCCTCTCCGGCGCCGCCCCGGGGCGCGCCTGGCGGATGCCCGTGCCGCTGACCGACGTCGTACGCGCGGCGGTCTCGGAGATCGAGGACTACGCGCGCGTGGAGGTGCGGGCGCTGCCGGACGCCGGCGTGAAGGGCGCGGCGGTGGCCGACCTCACCCATCTGCTGGCCGAACTCGTGGAGAACGCGGCCCAGTTCTCGCCACCGCACACCAAGGTGCGGATCAGCGGGGAACCCGTGGGCAACGGATACGCCTTGGAGATCGAGGACCGAGGGCTCGGCATGGGCAGGGAACTGCTCGACGAGGCCAACGGCCGCATCGAACAGTCCGAGACCCTCGACCTCTTCGACAGCGACCGGCTCGGTCTCTTCGTGGTGAGCAGGCTCTCCGCCCGTCACCGCATCAAGGTCCGGCTGCGTACATCCCCGTACGGGGGCACGACCGCCGTGGTCCTGCTGCCGACCGCGCTGCTCCAGAGCGGGCTTCCGGAGGGCTCACCGGCCGGCCTGGCCGACGCCGCGACCCGGACGACGACGGTGGCCAGGGACGACGACGGCCCTGGGCCAGGGGCGTCCGCCCCGCACCCCGCTCGATGGCGGGCACGGCGGCCGCGGGCACTGGGCAGGGGGCGCGGCCCGGACCGGCCCCGGTGA
- a CDS encoding MHYT domain-containing protein, translating to MGHLDHATFGWLTPVLSYAMAAVGAALGLRCTVRALGTSGRSRRNWLLTAASALGTGIWTMHFVAMLGFGVTGTDIRYDVPLTLLSLLVAMLVVGAGVFTVGYGRERTRSLFVGGLTTGLGVASMHYLGMAALRLHGTIAYDPLLVTVSVVIAVVAATAALWAALHIRSPGAVAIASLVMGAAVSSMHYTGMLAVAVRVAPSGAELPGATVMQFIFPLAVGLGSYLFLTSAFVALSPPARLHTAAAPTRAPEAAPAERPAESATT from the coding sequence ATGGGACACCTGGACCACGCCACCTTCGGCTGGCTTACCCCCGTGCTGTCGTACGCGATGGCAGCGGTGGGCGCCGCACTGGGACTCCGCTGCACCGTGCGGGCGCTCGGCACCAGCGGCCGTTCACGCCGCAACTGGCTCCTCACGGCCGCGTCCGCCCTCGGCACCGGCATCTGGACGATGCACTTCGTCGCCATGCTCGGATTCGGCGTCACCGGCACCGACATCCGCTACGACGTGCCGCTCACCCTGCTCAGCCTGCTGGTCGCCATGCTGGTCGTCGGGGCGGGGGTCTTCACCGTCGGCTACGGCCGCGAGCGCACGCGATCCCTCTTCGTCGGCGGGCTCACGACGGGCCTCGGCGTCGCCAGCATGCACTACCTGGGCATGGCCGCACTGCGCCTCCACGGCACCATCGCCTACGACCCGCTGCTGGTGACCGTCTCCGTCGTCATCGCCGTCGTCGCCGCCACGGCGGCCCTCTGGGCCGCACTCCACATCAGATCGCCCGGCGCCGTGGCCATCGCGTCGCTCGTCATGGGCGCGGCGGTGAGCAGCATGCACTACACCGGAATGCTGGCGGTCGCCGTCCGGGTCGCACCCTCGGGAGCCGAACTCCCCGGAGCCACGGTGATGCAGTTCATCTTTCCGCTCGCCGTCGGTCTCGGCTCGTACCTCTTCCTGACCTCGGCGTTCGTCGCCCTCTCCCCGCCGGCCCGGCTCCACACGGCAGCGGCCCCGACCCGGGCACCCGAGGCCGCCCCCGCCGAACGGCCCGCCGAGTCCGCCACCACCTGA